A DNA window from Malus domestica chromosome 12, GDT2T_hap1 contains the following coding sequences:
- the LOC114820208 gene encoding uncharacterized protein has translation MSGRIGVASNATGTKHADLPASVAVVDLNSLVLQDVPTIYNNEYSNASSSLLFLNSGSNPSHTFASNFERNFPSNDDSASPLEAGTSSQPISVPVCLADRATLHYLLARDTQSVNSVANSLITGQAAYQKKRKRIDPEYVDFGLRDCQCQYCNALFWPAEQTKKHAKHTSSVSTPQFTACCMSNKVHFARAKPTHAYLEHLLNPMNSQAFLKFKTNIRSYNSIMALTSMGAKVDPSINKRRGPYVFKINGQVHHLMGSLLPPEGSDPKFAQLYIYDTQNEVNNRINCFNGSEPSEKLDQQIVGDLIKMLDECNEVVKLFRLARDRINEGSISNLRLRLYGAQSNRDVQYNLPTCDGIGGLIVGDIGQFHTERDIVVEHKTDGLQRITKLHPKYMALQYPLLLPYGEDGYRKGLPWNPNFRGRKPKDGSGVSMRAFFGYQIQDRPGHTDTLLKGGRLFQQYLVDAYATLEEDRLDFIRANQDSLRTECLKGIHEALKAGNAAGSAVGKRVILPTSFTGSARYMINNYQDAMAICRQFGNPDLFITFTCNAKWPEIIEDLRDKPGCKAEDRPDLISRIFKAKLDHMIKYLKSGKPFGDVESVLYTVEFQKRGLPHCHILLWVKKHYKCHSPYDVDSIISAEIPDQRCDKAGYDAVSQYMIHGPCGAANKFSPCMKENKCSKKFPKSFTSETTFSDEGFVKYKRRDIENLFVQKNGIKLDNAFVVPYNRELLLKYQAHINVESCCQSMLIKYLFKYITKGADRARAVFEDEEFDEIVAYLNCRYLCPYEAVWRLLQFHIHFREPSVQRLSVHLPSDQNVVFKETDDLNHVVNNPNLESTMLTQWFQTNVEDPDARELSYVEFPTKYVWKNDEKQWSRRKKGRSLGRVAYVHPAAGELYYLRLLLNYQKGSFGFDHLRTVNAVLQPTFQAACTSLGLLGDDREWNNAMLEAVLTASSSQLRQLFVTLVLFCDVADPSALFETHWKTMCDDIVKNMMNAFGLQNVSKYQDEVRNLLLYELEKLFVAANSSLLKHHLPQPSNLMMDRLANRSLREELDYDVDKMKHEHSLLISQLNTEQQYVYNSVMETIDNNRSGLFFVHGHGGTGKTFLWTTIIAKIRSQNQIVLAVASSGIASLLLPGGRTAHSRFKIPINITDCSVCEIKKGTHLAKLIIEAVLILWDEAPMNHKQCFETLDRSLRDVLKGSRPGFDHLPFGGKPILFGGDFRQILPVVPNGSVADIVEASLTSSYLWPYLTIFFLKQNMRLSKTGLDEWEKQELAHFAKWILDIGNGTVVESLSSTDEESCWVQIPEQFLIRFDEDPIKAMVSAVYTDFMTNFQDVPYLKERAIVTPRNDTAAGINDFLLGMVPGESRTYLSFDSVSSSTENLENLDVLYPTEFLNQLDLPGLPHHKLVLKVGTPVMLIRNLNQSVGLCNGTRLVVIQLNDRIIQAKIITGSNIGEKIDGDDATSFSKIILASKQAPNQGLQEKQEITIEKAKCNKQKCITIVKALQLFGELSVILRLYDLEVTGIPNGSMDG, from the exons ATGTCTGGAAGAATAGGGGTAGCTAGCAATGCCACTGGAACTAAACATGCCGATTTGCCTGCATCTGTTGCAGTCGTTGATCTGAATAGTTTGGTGTTACAAGATGTTCCCACCATTTATAACAATGAATACAGCAATGCTTCAAGCTCTTTGCTATTTTTAAACAGTGGAAGCAACCCTTCCCACACATTTGCATCAAATTTTGAACGAAATTTTCCCTCCAATGATGATTCTGCCTCACCTTTGGAAGCTGGGACAAGTTCTCAACCAATTTCTGTACCTGTTTGTCTTGCTGATCGTGCTACTCTACACTATCTATTAGCCAGAGATACTCAAAGTGTTAATTCTGTTGCAAATTCGCTCATCACTGGACAAGCAGCTTatcagaaaaaaagaaaaa GAATTGATCCAGAATATGTTGATTTTGGATTAAGAGATTGCCAATGTCAATACTGCAATGCTCTGTTTTGGCCTGCAGAGCAAACAAAGAAGCATGCTAAGCATACTTCCTCTGTTTCAACCCCGCAATTTACTGCGTGTTGCATGAGCAACAAAGTACACTTTGCACGTGCTAAACCCACTCATGCTTATTTGGAACATTTGTTAAACCCCATGAATTCCCAAGCCTTTTTGAAGTTTAAAACAAATATTAGATCATATAATTCAATAATGGCATTAACTTCAATGGGGGCCAAAGTTGATCCGTCTATCAACAAGCGTCGGGGTCCATATGTTTTTAAGATTAACGGTCAGGTACATCATTTGATGGGTTCTCTGTTGCCTCCAGAAGGCAGCGATCCTAAGTTTGCACAACTGTATATTTATGACACTCAAAATGAAGTCAATAATCGTATCAATTGTTTCAATGGATCAGAACCGTCTGAAAAACTTGATCAACAGATTGTTGGTGACCTCATCAAAATGCTGGATGAGTGTAATGAAGTTGTTAAGCTTTTTAGGCTCGCCAGGGATAGGATTAATGAAGGGTCCATAAGTAATTTAAGGCTGCGTTTATATGGTGCACAGAGCAATCGTGATGTGCAGTACAATTTGCCGACATGTGACGGGATTGGTGGGTTGATAGTTGGGGATATCGGCCAATTTCACACCGAAAGAGATATTGTTGTGGAGCATAAGACTGATGGCCTGCAGAGAATCACAAAGTTACATCCTAAGTACATGGCACTTCAATATCCTCTTCTTCTCCCATACGGTGAAGATGGTTATAGGAAAGGTCTCCCTTGGAATCCCAATTTTAGGGGGAGAAAACCAAAGGATGGCAGCGGGGTATCCATGAGAGCATTTTTTGGTTATCAAATTCAGGATAGACCAGGCCATACTGACACCCTGTTAAAAGGTGGGAGATTGTTTCAACAATACTTGGTTGATGCATATGCGACACTTGAAGAAGACAGGTTAGATTTCATTAGAGCAAATCAAGATTCTTTGAGAACAGAATGTCTTAAAGGAATTCATGAAGCACTTAAAGCAGGAAATGCAGCTGGTTCTGCTGTTGGCAAGAGGGTTATTCTGCCAACTTCGTTTACAGGTAGTGCTAGATATATGATAAATAATTATCAGGATGCCATGGCTATATGTCGTCAGTTTGGAAATCCTGATTTATTTATCACTTTTACCTGTAATGCTAAATGGCCTGAAATTATTGAAGATCTGCGTGATAAACCTGGTTGTAAAGCTGAAGATAGACCAGATCTAATTTCTAGAATTTTTAAGGCAAAACTTGACCATATGATTAAATACCTCAAATCAGGAAAACCTTTTGGCGACGTCGAATCTG TCCTTTACACAGTGGAGTTCCAGAAAAGAGGTCTTCCTCATTGTCATATCTTACTTTGGGTCAAAAAGCATTATAagtgtcattctccttatgATGTTGATTCTATAATTTCGGCTGAGATTCCTGATCAAAGATGTGACAAGGCTGGGTATGATGCAGTTTCACAATACATGATACACGGTCCATGTGGTGCTGCAAATAAATTTTCACCTTGCATGAAAGAAAACAAGTGTTCAAAAAAATTTCCTAAATCTTTCACAAGTGAAACCACTTTTTCTGACGAGGGTTTTGTTAAGTATAAGCGTCGAGATATAGAAAatctttttgttcaaaaaaatggAATCAAGCTTGATAATGCATTTGTCGTCCCTTACAACCGTGAGCTATTATTGAAGTATCAAGCACATATAAATGTTGAATCATGTTGTCAATCGATGCTTATTAAATATCTTTTTAAGTACATAACTAAAGGTGCTGATCGAGCTAGAGCTGTTTTCGAGGATGAAGAGTTTGATGAGATTGTGGCTTATCTAAACTGTAGATACTTATGCCCTTACGAAGCAGTTTGGAGATTGTTACAGTTTCACATTCATTTTAGAGAACCATCGGTTCAGAGATTGTCTGTGCACCTTCCATCTGACCAAAATGTGGTTTTCAAAGAGACTGATGATCTCAACCATGTTGTTAACAACCCTAATCTTGAAAGCACAATGTTAACACAATGGTTTCAAACCAATGTTGAAGACCCTGATGCACGTGAGTTATCTTACGTTGAATTTCCTACAAAGTATGTATGGAAAAATGATGAGAAACAGTGGTCCCGTAGAAAAAAAGGCAGATCTTTAGGTAGGGTTGCATATGTTCACCCTGCTGCCGGTGAATTATATTACCTGAGATTGTTGCTAAATTACCAAAAAGGCAGCTTTGGATTTGACCATCTGAGGACCGTCAATGCTGTTCTTCAACCCACATTTCAAGCTGCATGCACCTCTCTTGGTTTATTAGGTGATGATAGGGAATGGAATAACGCTATGTTAGAAGCTGTTCTCACTGCATCATCCTCTCAACTTAGGCAATTGTTTGTCACATTGGTTCTCTTTTGTGATGTTGCTGATCCATCAGCTTTGTTTGAAACGCATTGGAAGACGATGTGTGATGACATTGTGAAAAATATGATGAATGCTTTTGGCTTGCAAAATGTTTCTAAATACCAAGATGAAGTTAGAAATTTACTTTTGTACGAGTTAGAAAAACTGTTTGTTGCTGCAAATAGTTCTTTGTTGAAGCATCACTTACCGCAACCAAGCAATTTGATGATGGATAGGCTTGCAAATCGCAGTTTGAGAGAAGAGTTAGATTATGATGTGGACAAGATGAAACATGAGCACTCGCTCTTAATCAGCCAGTTAAATACAGAGCAACAATATGTTTATAACAGTGTCATGGAAACAATTGACAACAATAGATCCGGCCTATTTTTTGTGCATGGTCATGGTGGCACAGGTAAAACTTTTTTGTGGACAACCATCATTGCTAAAATAAGATCCCAAAATCAGATTGTTTTGGCGGTGGCTTCATCTGGAATTGCCTCCCTCTTGCTACCTGGTGGAAGAACGGCTCACTCTAGATTTAAAATTCCCATCAACATCACAGATTGTTCAGTTtgtgaaataaaaaaagggactCATCTTGCAAAACTAATCATTGAAGCTGTTCTTATTCTTTGGGACGAAGCCCCCATGAATcataaacaatgttttgaaactCTTGATAGATCTCTTCGTGATGTTCTTAAAGGGTCAAGACCAGGTTTCGACCATTTGCCATTTGGGGGTAAGCCGATTCTTTTTGGAGGTGATTTCAGGCAAATTCTTCCTGTTGTCCCAAACGGAAGCGTCGCTGACATTGTTGAAGCTTCATTGACAAGTTCATATCTTTGGCCCTATTTAACTATATTCTTTTTGAAGCAAAATATGAGACTTTCAAAGACAGGTTTGGACGAATGGGAAAAACAAGAACTTGCTCATTTTGCAAAGTGGATATTAGACATTGGCAATGGTACTGTTGTCGAATCTTTATCTTCAACTGATGAAGAAAGCTGTTGGGTTCAGATACCCGAACAATTCCTTATTCGTTTTGATGAAGATCCCATCAAAGCCATGGTTTCAGCTGTGTATACGGATTTCATGACAAATTTTCAAGATGTCCCGTATTTGAAAGAGAGAGCTATTGTGACACCACGTAATGATACAGCTGCTGGAATAAATGATTTTCTGTTGGGTATGGTACCCGGTGAAAGTCGTACCTATCTCAGTTTTGATTCAGTGTCTTCTTCAACAgaaaatttagagaatttagacGTGCTTTATCCAACAGAATTTCTAAACCAACTTGATTTACCTGGTTTGCCGCATCACAAGTTGGTTTTGAAAGTTGGCACCCCAGTGATGTTGATCAGGAATTTAAACCAAAGTGTTGGGTTGTGTAACGGAACACGATTGGTTGTGATCCAATTAAACGACAGAATTATACAAGCAAAAATCATTACAGGAAGCAACATTGGTGAAAAA ATTGATGGAGATGATGCCACTTCATTTTCCAAGATCATACTAGCCAGCAAACAAGCTCCAAATCAGGGTTTGCAG GAAAAGCAAGAAATTACAATTGAAAAAGCCAAGTGTAATAAGCAGAAATGTATCACCATTGTGAAAGCACTGCAGCTTTTTGGTGAGCTATCTGTT ATATTAAGATTGTACGACCTGGAAGTGACGGGCATACCAAATGGATCCATGGATGGATGA